From the genome of Nicotiana sylvestris chromosome 2, ASM39365v2, whole genome shotgun sequence, one region includes:
- the LOC138885079 gene encoding uncharacterized protein, with amino-acid sequence MAQNMSDPSSFTISCTIGSYAFAKLANGTVKRPTGIPDDVLVDEEIPIILGRPFLATGRALINCETGELKMRLNDEEVIFNVQQSMRRPSEYANYSLVEAVDAILQKDDVTLTAKDPLEACQTNLEEMDSEGLAEWVMALEGQGFWKREPQFESLELEKKATPPAKPSVEKPPKLELKPLPAHLRYVFLGPDSTLPVIISSGLLDVQVELLLQVLQESKTAIGWTMADIKGISPSFCMHKILLEEGHKPSREHQRRLNPNMKEVVNKEVIKWLDAGILFPISDSNWVSPIQCVPKKGGMTVVQKENNELISIHTVTGWRICKDYRKLNTATRKDHFPLPFIDQMLDRLTERSHFCFLDGYSRYNLSIAPEDREKTSFTCLYGIFAFRRMPFGLCNAPTTFQWYMLAIFTDMVEDIMEVFMDDFSVVVDSFEDCLHNLRRVLKRFVETNLVLN; translated from the exons ATGGCCCAAAATATGTCCGACCCAAGTAGCTTCACTATTTCATGCACGATTGGGagttatgcctttgcaaag CTGGCTAACGGCACGGTTAAAAGGCCAACTGGGATTCCtgatgatgtgttg GTAGATGAAGAGATACCTATCATTTTAGGTAGGCCATTTTTGGCCACTGGGAGAGCACTGATCAATTGTGAGactggggaattaaaaatgagattgaacgatgaagaagtcatattcaatGTTCAGCAATCCATGAGGAGACCTAGTGAATATGCTAATTACTCCCTAGTGGAGGCAGTGGATGCGATCCTGCAAAAAGATGATGTGACCCTGACTGCTaaagatccattggaggcatgccagacaaatttagaagagatggataGTGAAGGGTTAGCTGAGTGGGTCATGGCACTTGAAGGCCAAGGATTTTGGAAAAGGGAACCTcagttcgagtcccttgagttAGAAAAAAAAGCTACACCTCCAGCAAAGCCATCAGTAGAGAAACCACCCAAGCTGGAGCTGAAACCACTCCCAGCTCACCTCAGGTACGTTTTCTTAGGCCCTGATTCTACTTTGCCTGTCATTATATCATCCGGTTTgctagatgtgcaggtagaactGCTCTTACAGGTACTGCAGGAAAGTAAGACTGCCATTggctggaccatggcagacataaagggtatcagcccatccttctgtatgcacaagattctcttggaagaagggcacaaaccttccagagaacatcAACGAAGGCTGAACCCGAACATGAAAGAGGTAGTGAATaaggaagtgatcaaatggttagatgcgggaatcctcttccccatctctgatagcaatTGGGTCAGCCCTatccaatgtgtgccgaaaaagggagGAATGACTGTTGTACAAAAGgagaacaatgagttgatctcaaTTCATACAGTCACGGGATGGCGGATATGCAAGGATTACCGGAAATTGAACACagccacccggaaggaccacttCCCCCTGccattcattgaccaaatgttggacaggCTGACCGAGCGATCACActtctgtttcttggatggatattcgaGGTACAATCTATCAATAGCCCCtgaagatagagagaaaacatcCTTCACTTGTCTGTATGGCATCTTCgcctttcggagaatgccttttgggctttgcaATGCACCGACGACATTTCAATGGTACATGTTAGCCATTTTcacagacatggtggaggatattatggaggtctttatggatgatttctctgtGGTGGTAGATTCATTCGAGGACTGTCTTCACAACTTAAGAAGAGTGCTCAAAAGATTTGTGGAGACAAATTTAGTGCTGAACTag